The proteins below are encoded in one region of Desulfomicrobium apsheronum:
- the miaB gene encoding tRNA (N6-isopentenyl adenosine(37)-C2)-methylthiotransferase MiaB produces MRFHILTFGCQMNVADADWLTQSLVSRGWTEASEADAQIFVVTTCSVREKPEQKVYSLLGRLKSYTDRNPEAFVAVGGCVAQQIGEEFWNRFPFVRLVFGTDGTAMVPQALERLVADPALRISLLDFLDHYPEREQPEGGTVQAQAFVNIMQGCDNFCTYCIVPFTRGRQKSRGSDAVVAECEALVRRGARELTLLGQNVNSYGQDKHGDGTSFASLLERISAIPGLMRLKFTTSHPKDIAPEVVTAFGKLPNLCPQLHLPVQSGSDAVLKAMGRKYTKARYLDTIRELRRVCPQITLTTDIIVGFPGETLQDFEDTLELMREVRYESSFSFKYSDRPGVRAEKMDFKVPEEEKSRRLAVLQEMQDRITVEELAAQVGAEAEVLVEGPSKMQDAEHIFWRGRDGGGRIVNFSSPIPCLTGRMVRVRIVDAKKHSLVGEIRGEPW; encoded by the coding sequence GTGAGGTTTCACATACTGACTTTCGGTTGCCAGATGAATGTGGCTGATGCCGACTGGTTGACCCAATCCCTGGTCTCCAGAGGCTGGACAGAGGCGTCTGAAGCAGACGCTCAAATTTTCGTGGTCACCACGTGCAGCGTACGGGAAAAGCCCGAGCAGAAAGTATACTCCCTGCTCGGCCGCCTGAAGAGCTACACTGACCGGAACCCGGAGGCTTTCGTGGCCGTTGGCGGCTGCGTGGCCCAGCAGATCGGCGAGGAATTCTGGAATCGCTTTCCATTCGTCCGTCTGGTTTTCGGAACCGACGGAACCGCCATGGTGCCCCAGGCCCTGGAGCGGCTGGTCGCGGACCCGGCGCTGCGCATAAGCCTGCTGGATTTTCTGGACCATTATCCCGAGCGCGAACAGCCCGAAGGCGGCACGGTACAGGCTCAGGCCTTCGTGAACATCATGCAGGGGTGCGACAATTTCTGCACCTACTGCATCGTGCCCTTCACCAGAGGACGGCAGAAATCGCGCGGCTCGGACGCCGTCGTGGCCGAGTGCGAAGCCCTGGTGCGGCGCGGCGCCCGCGAGCTGACCCTGTTGGGGCAGAACGTGAATAGCTACGGCCAGGACAAGCATGGCGATGGAACATCCTTTGCGTCCCTGCTGGAGCGGATTTCCGCCATTCCGGGCCTCATGCGCCTGAAATTCACGACATCGCACCCCAAGGACATCGCCCCCGAGGTCGTAACCGCTTTCGGCAAGCTGCCCAATCTTTGTCCGCAGCTGCATCTGCCCGTGCAATCGGGGTCCGACGCGGTTCTAAAAGCCATGGGACGCAAATACACAAAGGCGCGCTATCTGGATACGATCCGTGAGCTGCGCCGGGTTTGTCCGCAGATTACCCTGACCACCGACATCATTGTCGGCTTCCCGGGGGAGACTCTTCAGGATTTTGAAGATACCCTGGAACTCATGCGTGAAGTGCGGTATGAGTCGAGCTTCTCCTTCAAGTACTCCGACCGGCCCGGGGTGCGGGCCGAGAAGATGGACTTCAAGGTCCCCGAAGAGGAGAAGTCGCGGCGCCTCGCGGTATTGCAGGAAATGCAGGACCGCATCACCGTCGAGGAGTTGGCCGCGCAGGTGGGGGCGGAGGCCGAGGTGCTGGTCGAAGGACCGAGCAAGATGCAGGACGCGGAACATATTTTTTGGAGAGGCCGTGACGGGGGCGGACGGATTGTCAATTTCTCATCGCCCATACCTTGCCTGACAGGCAGAATGGTTCGCGTGCGCATCGTGGACGCGAAGAAACACTCCCTCGTGGGAGAGATTCGAGGTGAACCGTGGTAG
- a CDS encoding bifunctional nuclease family protein gives MVDMIVFGLALDEDSQMPILILKDTSEDIIFPIWIGAMEAMSISMALNKVAVPRPMTHDLILGILEKMESRLVAVEIISIHEGTYYAELVLQGETGERRVDCRPSDSIALALRAQVPIRVSEEVIALNKTLQKGAFQEVVTGEDSDKWTDILSKYSLDDLKYKM, from the coding sequence GTGGTAGACATGATAGTTTTCGGACTGGCATTGGACGAGGATTCGCAGATGCCGATCCTCATTTTAAAGGATACTTCGGAAGATATCATTTTTCCCATCTGGATAGGCGCCATGGAGGCCATGTCCATTTCCATGGCCCTGAACAAGGTCGCCGTGCCGAGGCCCATGACGCATGATCTGATCCTGGGCATACTGGAAAAGATGGAATCGCGGCTTGTCGCGGTGGAGATCATCTCCATCCACGAAGGCACGTATTACGCTGAACTTGTGCTGCAAGGCGAGACCGGCGAGCGTCGCGTCGATTGCCGCCCCTCGGACTCCATCGCCTTGGCTTTACGGGCCCAGGTGCCCATCCGTGTCTCGGAGGAAGTCATCGCTCTCAATAAGACCCTGCAGAAGGGCGCTTTTCAGGAGGTTGTCACGGGCGAGGACAGCGACAAGTGGACGGATATCCTTTCCAAGTACAGCCTGGACGATCTCAAGTACAAGATGTGA
- a CDS encoding histidinol phosphate phosphatase domain-containing protein — protein MIDLHTHSSFSDGELIPAELARRAKVAGYRAIAITDHADASNMDFVLPRVAAMAKEYSIYMDIVVVAGVELTHVPPGLMEQEVRRARALGAGIVVVHGETIVEPVETGTNLAAIEAGVDVLAHPGLITAEEVRLAAEKGVLLEITTRAGHGYTNGHVLALARAHGAKMVVNNDAHAPRDLVSAELRRKIALGCGMTPEEYRQADVDAWALVSRSLYL, from the coding sequence GTGATCGATCTGCACACCCATTCGAGCTTCAGCGACGGGGAGCTGATCCCGGCCGAGCTGGCTCGCCGGGCCAAGGTGGCCGGGTATCGGGCCATCGCCATCACCGATCATGCCGACGCCTCCAACATGGACTTCGTGCTGCCGCGTGTGGCCGCCATGGCGAAGGAGTATTCCATCTATATGGATATTGTCGTCGTGGCCGGGGTCGAACTGACGCACGTGCCGCCCGGCCTCATGGAGCAGGAGGTGCGGCGCGCCCGCGCCCTGGGCGCGGGAATTGTCGTGGTGCATGGAGAGACCATCGTCGAGCCGGTGGAGACGGGCACGAATCTCGCGGCCATCGAGGCCGGAGTTGACGTGCTGGCCCATCCCGGACTGATCACGGCGGAAGAGGTCCGGCTGGCGGCGGAAAAGGGCGTGCTGCTCGAAATCACGACCCGGGCCGGACACGGATACACCAACGGACATGTCCTGGCCCTTGCCCGTGCGCATGGCGCCAAAATGGTGGTCAACAACGATGCCCACGCTCCGCGCGATCTGGTCAGCGCGGAGCTGCGCCGCAAGATCGCCCTTGGGTGCGGCATGACCCCCGAAGAGTATCGGCAGGCGGACGTGGACGCCTGGGCTCTTGTGTCCCGGAGTCTTTACCTGTAG
- a CDS encoding MotA/TolQ/ExbB proton channel family protein produces the protein MDAVAQTGVVEQMNVTQPIDSIQSLGAATQLGGMSQMGFWDMISNATVVVQGVMGLLAIMSLISWSIIFFKIIQINVGRRKALRERALFQNATNLADGVQTLREQGNSALYPIAKRGLQEFRRLEQSVIHPNLKFRVAGDNLRRVLEQGVSEGLGEMSRSLSFLATCANAAPFIGLFGTVWGIMNSFHAIGQMKTAALAAVAPGISEALVATAIGLAVAIPATIAYNTFLGMITTVHTEMECFASEFLNRAQLELPWMNKRSE, from the coding sequence ATGGACGCAGTAGCTCAGACGGGCGTTGTTGAGCAGATGAATGTTACGCAGCCGATTGATTCCATTCAATCCCTGGGAGCCGCCACTCAGCTTGGCGGCATGTCGCAGATGGGTTTCTGGGACATGATTTCCAATGCGACCGTGGTTGTGCAGGGCGTCATGGGGCTGCTGGCCATCATGTCGCTCATCAGTTGGTCGATCATTTTCTTCAAGATAATTCAGATCAATGTCGGGCGGCGCAAGGCTCTGCGTGAGCGTGCGCTGTTCCAGAACGCCACCAACCTGGCCGACGGCGTGCAGACCCTACGTGAGCAGGGCAACTCGGCCCTGTACCCCATCGCCAAGCGGGGCCTGCAGGAATTTCGTCGTCTGGAGCAATCCGTCATTCATCCCAACCTGAAGTTCCGCGTCGCCGGGGACAATCTGCGCCGGGTGCTCGAACAGGGGGTGAGCGAGGGGCTTGGGGAAATGTCCAGGTCCTTGTCGTTTCTGGCGACATGCGCCAATGCGGCCCCGTTCATCGGGCTTTTTGGCACTGTCTGGGGCATCATGAACTCATTTCACGCCATCGGCCAGATGAAGACGGCGGCGCTGGCTGCGGTCGCGCCCGGCATTTCCGAGGCTCTGGTGGCCACCGCCATCGGTCTGGCCGTGGCCATCCCGGCGACCATCGCCTACAACACCTTTCTGGGCATGATCACCACCGTGCATACGGAGATGGAGTGCTTCGCCAGCGAATTTCTGAATCGCGCCCAGCTTGAACTCCCATGGATGAACAAGCGGAGTGAATAA
- a CDS encoding ExbD/TolR family protein codes for MQVNSGKGFLAEINVTPFVDVMLVLLIIFMVTAPMLTQGVEVDLPETKAVETLPEDSDTVVLHVLKDGTIKLDKYEVKVDELGNYLKRMEFEKGKLLYLQADKDVAYGVVVKVMAEVRAAGVQKLGVVAEPEEENP; via the coding sequence ATGCAGGTAAATTCGGGAAAAGGCTTTCTGGCGGAGATCAACGTCACGCCCTTTGTGGACGTCATGCTGGTGCTGCTCATCATTTTCATGGTGACGGCGCCCATGCTGACACAGGGCGTCGAAGTCGACCTGCCCGAGACAAAAGCGGTCGAGACCCTGCCCGAGGACAGCGACACCGTGGTGTTGCACGTACTCAAGGACGGGACCATCAAGCTCGACAAGTATGAGGTCAAGGTCGACGAACTCGGTAATTATCTCAAGAGAATGGAATTTGAGAAAGGAAAACTGCTCTATCTGCAGGCCGACAAGGATGTCGCATACGGCGTGGTCGTCAAGGTGATGGCGGAAGTCAGGGCTGCAGGCGTGCAAAAGCTTGGAGTCGTCGCGGAACCTGAGGAAGAGAACCCCTAG
- a CDS encoding cell envelope integrity protein TolA, whose protein sequence is MFNSLRHLSWVFSIVLHLIVLLGGAYVSTDTHIKLNLNKRMYEVDLVGPPNKGKPGAKSAPKKAAEKEASPQKSVPKDAKPVKAPDEPKKPDKKAAPSETAKAIPSDSVNATKVAEAKPEEPKKPEPKKEAPKKEEPKKEEPKKTAKEEPKSEPKVEKKPTKEEILAQALGEATKVAKSSSSGGTEGAAKGNKSGSKDALADALADLGREVSGRGTRGDGTAEDGDGEGVSSGSLDQYYATQVVRAIRQNWRFPRLSNVVLATTVELKVNKGGEILGARMLNGSGRSDFDASVMRAIEDTKTLPPLPETLDATLVITFYNTEN, encoded by the coding sequence GTGTTTAATTCGCTGCGTCATTTGAGTTGGGTTTTCTCCATTGTGCTGCATTTGATCGTGCTGCTCGGCGGAGCCTATGTGTCCACGGACACCCACATAAAACTTAATCTGAACAAAAGAATGTACGAGGTCGACCTGGTCGGTCCTCCGAACAAAGGCAAGCCCGGCGCCAAGAGCGCGCCCAAAAAGGCTGCCGAGAAGGAAGCGAGTCCTCAAAAGTCCGTTCCCAAGGATGCCAAGCCGGTCAAGGCTCCGGATGAACCGAAGAAACCGGACAAGAAGGCTGCGCCGAGCGAAACGGCCAAGGCGATTCCTTCGGACTCGGTGAACGCCACCAAGGTGGCCGAGGCCAAGCCCGAGGAACCGAAGAAGCCTGAGCCCAAGAAGGAAGCTCCCAAAAAGGAAGAGCCCAAGAAGGAAGAGCCCAAGAAGACCGCCAAGGAAGAGCCGAAAAGCGAACCCAAGGTCGAAAAGAAGCCTACCAAGGAAGAAATTCTGGCACAGGCTTTGGGCGAGGCGACCAAGGTCGCCAAGTCTTCCTCTTCTGGCGGAACGGAAGGCGCGGCCAAGGGCAACAAGAGCGGGTCCAAGGACGCCCTGGCCGACGCCCTGGCTGATCTTGGACGGGAAGTCTCGGGTCGCGGCACGCGCGGGGACGGGACGGCCGAGGATGGGGACGGCGAAGGGGTTTCTTCCGGCAGTCTGGACCAATACTACGCCACGCAGGTCGTGCGGGCCATCCGTCAAAATTGGAGATTCCCCAGGTTGTCGAATGTTGTGCTGGCCACGACGGTGGAGCTCAAAGTGAACAAGGGCGGAGAAATTCTTGGCGCGCGCATGTTGAACGGCTCCGGACGATCCGATTTTGACGCGTCGGTCATGCGCGCCATCGAGGACACCAAGACGCTGCCTCCTTTGCCGGAAACTCTGGATGCGACTCTGGTCATAACTTTTTATAATACGGAAAATTGA
- a CDS encoding PD40 domain-containing protein, which produces MIKKILLILLALFVFSGPVLAAGVLNIDIYGPGQSRVNLFVAEALSKDGSGPVGGIPENAPAELQQRIHANCAFLPFFNMLSGKDIVGGPNPGGYVAQSIDFNKFQLSRTDVLVTAAWAPRPGGVGEVELRAYEVYTGRLIVGKGYGVANKQQVPEVAARFCADLMEALTGQGDFFRSNIAFIKKEGQRKQVYMATAQGLNLQKITNLDGIAVSPAWSHDGQKLVFVFLDKKYHNLCVWDRQTRSLEKKRLPGNTLIAPAFTKAGNVAISLDMRGNPDIYELNSEYKVVRALEENWGIDIGPDFDRSGEKMVFVSNRLGNPHVFLKNLVNGTSKRISLTGKYNTGPSISPDGSQVVFAQMVNGKHKLFLVDLASGRERQLTFGPGSDEDPTWSPDGYFIAFASTRSGPSKIYLTTKHGDEPILIPTGPGEATSPAWGKL; this is translated from the coding sequence TTGATCAAAAAAATCCTTCTCATTCTGCTTGCGCTGTTCGTCTTCTCCGGGCCCGTTCTGGCCGCCGGAGTGCTGAACATCGACATCTACGGGCCGGGTCAGTCCCGGGTGAATCTTTTCGTGGCCGAGGCCCTGTCCAAGGACGGCTCGGGTCCGGTGGGGGGCATTCCCGAAAACGCTCCGGCGGAATTGCAGCAGCGCATCCATGCCAACTGCGCCTTCCTGCCTTTTTTCAACATGCTTTCCGGCAAGGATATCGTCGGTGGCCCCAATCCGGGTGGCTATGTCGCGCAGAGCATTGACTTCAACAAGTTTCAGCTCTCGCGTACGGACGTGCTGGTCACTGCCGCCTGGGCCCCTCGTCCCGGCGGAGTCGGAGAAGTGGAGCTGCGTGCATACGAGGTCTATACCGGCCGCCTGATTGTGGGCAAAGGCTACGGCGTGGCCAACAAGCAGCAGGTTCCCGAAGTGGCCGCCCGCTTTTGCGCGGACCTCATGGAAGCGCTGACCGGGCAGGGAGATTTTTTCCGCTCGAACATCGCCTTCATCAAGAAAGAAGGGCAGCGCAAACAGGTCTACATGGCCACGGCCCAGGGCCTCAATCTACAAAAAATCACCAACCTCGATGGCATTGCCGTCAGCCCGGCCTGGTCTCACGACGGGCAAAAGCTGGTTTTTGTCTTTCTGGACAAGAAATATCACAATCTGTGCGTCTGGGATCGGCAAACCAGATCCCTGGAAAAAAAGAGGCTTCCCGGAAACACGCTGATAGCGCCGGCCTTCACCAAGGCTGGAAACGTGGCGATCAGTCTTGATATGCGTGGTAACCCGGATATTTACGAGCTCAATTCCGAGTACAAGGTCGTGCGCGCTCTGGAAGAAAACTGGGGCATAGACATCGGGCCGGATTTTGATCGATCCGGCGAAAAAATGGTTTTTGTTTCCAATAGGTTGGGAAATCCGCACGTGTTCTTGAAAAATCTGGTGAATGGTACTAGCAAGCGCATCTCCCTGACCGGAAAATACAACACCGGCCCAAGTATCAGTCCCGATGGCTCCCAGGTTGTTTTTGCCCAGATGGTGAACGGTAAACATAAGTTATTTTTGGTGGATTTGGCTTCCGGGCGCGAGCGCCAGTTGACATTTGGCCCCGGTAGTGATGAAGATCCCACTTGGTCTCCCGATGGTTATTTCATAGCTTTTGCTTCAACCAGATCCGGTCCGAGCAAGATCTATCTGACCACCAAGCATGGAGACGAACCAATCTTGATTCCAACCGGACCAGGGGAAGCCACTTCTCCGGCCTGGGGGAAATTATAA
- the pal gene encoding peptidoglycan-associated lipoprotein Pal translates to MKKLGVFGLIVLVFCLAMAGGCSKKVSSTPTGATAAGAGDGSGAQGGLTAEQLEAQRLAELQRQAIEKIGADKIYFAFDSNELTQESRQVLTEKAELLKANPALSLLIEGHCDERGTNEYNLALGERRARTAYEFLVLLGIDSSKLQIISYGEEYPAVQGSNEEAWSKNRRDEFKASAN, encoded by the coding sequence ATGAAGAAGTTAGGCGTTTTTGGATTGATCGTTTTGGTTTTTTGTTTGGCCATGGCTGGCGGTTGCTCCAAAAAAGTGAGCTCCACCCCTACCGGCGCGACCGCTGCTGGTGCTGGAGATGGCTCCGGTGCTCAGGGTGGTTTGACGGCAGAGCAGCTCGAAGCGCAGCGCCTTGCTGAACTGCAGCGTCAGGCTATCGAAAAGATCGGTGCAGACAAGATTTATTTTGCTTTTGATTCCAATGAGTTGACTCAGGAATCCCGCCAGGTTTTGACGGAGAAGGCCGAGCTGTTGAAGGCCAATCCTGCATTGTCCCTGCTGATCGAAGGACATTGCGACGAACGCGGTACCAACGAGTACAACTTGGCTCTTGGCGAACGCAGAGCCCGTACAGCCTATGAGTTTCTCGTTCTGTTGGGAATTGATTCGTCCAAGCTGCAGATTATCAGCTACGGCGAAGAATATCCCGCTGTTCAGGGTTCCAACGAGGAAGCCTGGTCCAAGAACAGACGCGACGAATTCAAGGCCAGCGCCAACTAG
- the mdoH gene encoding glucans biosynthesis glucosyltransferase MdoH: MKREFLNEPWRKIASRRRLLLLILVLTPALVAASVMGSLLPHRGTTYLEASIIFVYCVLFIWISLGFWTALAGFWTLLKKDDRFAVTRSRGELDAPIRAHVKTAILFPVCNEDPERIMAGIQAVWRSLVRLGAADRFDIHILSDSNDPDRWVQEEAAWNRLCEDLGAHGHIFYRRRRINLKRKSGNVADFCRRHGAHYTYMIVFDADSVMSGETLIRMVRIMERRRNVGILQTAPACTGRETLIARAQQFANRAYGPMYAAGLHHWFLGDAQFWGHNAIIRVKPFIKHCALSRLPGKPPLGGDILSHDFVESALMRRAGYSVWLAYDLEGSYEEVPPNLLTELKRDRRWCQGNLQHLRLVFTRGIFPGHRALFLNGVMAYGSALLWFLFLALATAEAISEALIQPDYFTPAKSLFPVWPVWDPMPALTLLAATGVILFLPKVCALLLALIKGRRKQFGGFFALCGSILTEVILSTLLAPVRMLFHSKYVFLTLMGMGIGWGTQQRDDEGTRFWDALRFHGGGTLLGLVWGVTMFQINRVFFWWSSPLVISLLLSIPVSMLTSRAELGRFFRAMRIFKTPEEVRLPREYEDIDRYMQSIAEDRSGFGIPADEGFLRAAVIPGVNTLHRTLLRGPRTLAPEIEERRDAILEKALNNGPQALCKKEKKELLYDAQRMRRLHEHIWELPQDELEKRWKVRLD, from the coding sequence ATGAAACGAGAATTCTTGAACGAACCCTGGCGCAAGATCGCCAGCCGCCGCAGACTCCTGCTCCTCATTCTGGTCCTGACTCCGGCCCTGGTTGCCGCCAGCGTCATGGGATCGCTGCTTCCGCATCGTGGCACCACCTACCTCGAAGCGAGCATCATTTTCGTCTACTGCGTTCTCTTCATCTGGATCTCGCTCGGATTCTGGACCGCCCTGGCCGGATTCTGGACCCTGCTCAAGAAAGACGACCGCTTCGCCGTGACACGCTCGCGCGGGGAACTCGACGCGCCCATCCGCGCGCACGTCAAAACCGCCATCCTTTTCCCTGTCTGCAACGAAGACCCGGAGCGGATCATGGCCGGCATCCAGGCCGTGTGGCGTTCCCTGGTCAGACTCGGCGCGGCGGACAGGTTCGACATTCACATCCTGAGCGACTCCAACGATCCCGACCGCTGGGTGCAGGAAGAGGCGGCCTGGAACAGACTGTGCGAAGACCTTGGTGCGCATGGGCACATTTTCTACCGCCGCCGCCGCATCAACCTGAAGCGCAAAAGCGGCAACGTCGCCGATTTTTGCCGTCGCCACGGCGCCCATTACACCTACATGATCGTCTTTGACGCCGACTCCGTCATGTCCGGCGAAACGCTCATCCGCATGGTGCGCATCATGGAACGCAGGCGGAACGTCGGCATCCTGCAAACCGCTCCGGCGTGCACGGGGCGCGAGACCCTCATCGCCCGCGCCCAGCAGTTCGCCAACCGTGCCTACGGGCCCATGTACGCGGCAGGACTGCATCACTGGTTCCTTGGGGACGCGCAATTCTGGGGCCACAACGCCATCATCAGGGTCAAGCCCTTCATCAAGCATTGCGCCCTGTCGCGCTTGCCGGGCAAGCCGCCGCTGGGCGGCGACATCCTGTCCCATGACTTCGTGGAATCCGCCCTCATGCGTCGCGCGGGATACTCCGTCTGGCTGGCCTACGATCTGGAAGGCAGTTACGAGGAAGTCCCTCCCAACCTGCTGACCGAGCTCAAACGTGACCGCCGCTGGTGCCAGGGCAACCTGCAGCACCTGCGCCTGGTCTTCACCCGCGGCATCTTCCCCGGCCATCGCGCGCTGTTCCTGAACGGGGTCATGGCCTACGGCTCGGCCCTGCTCTGGTTCCTGTTTCTGGCCCTGGCCACTGCCGAAGCAATCTCCGAGGCCCTGATCCAGCCCGACTATTTCACCCCGGCCAAGTCCCTCTTTCCCGTCTGGCCTGTCTGGGACCCGATGCCGGCCCTGACCCTGCTGGCCGCGACAGGCGTCATCCTTTTCCTGCCCAAGGTTTGCGCCCTGCTGCTGGCACTGATCAAGGGACGTCGCAAACAGTTCGGAGGATTCTTTGCCCTGTGCGGCAGCATCCTGACGGAGGTCATACTGTCCACGCTGCTCGCCCCGGTGCGCATGCTCTTTCACAGCAAGTACGTCTTTTTGACCCTCATGGGCATGGGCATAGGCTGGGGCACGCAGCAGCGCGACGACGAAGGGACGCGCTTCTGGGACGCGCTGCGCTTCCACGGCGGCGGCACGCTCTTGGGCCTCGTCTGGGGTGTGACGATGTTTCAGATCAACCGGGTCTTTTTCTGGTGGAGTTCACCCCTGGTCATCTCCCTCTTGCTCTCCATCCCGGTGTCCATGCTCACCAGCCGCGCCGAGCTGGGGCGGTTTTTCCGCGCCATGCGTATCTTCAAGACGCCGGAAGAAGTCCGTCTCCCGCGCGAGTATGAAGACATTGACCGCTATATGCAGAGCATCGCCGAAGACAGATCCGGCTTCGGCATTCCAGCCGATGAAGGCTTCCTGAGAGCTGCCGTGATCCCGGGAGTCAACACACTGCATCGCACCTTGCTGCGCGGTCCGCGCACCCTGGCCCCGGAGATAGAAGAGCGCCGAGACGCCATCCTTGAAAAAGCGCTGAACAACGGGCCTCAGGCCCTCTGCAAAAAGGAAAAAAAGGAACTGCTGTACGACGCACAGCGCATGAGAAGGCTCCACGAACACATCTGGGAACTGCCTCAGGACGAGCTGGAAAAACGCTGGAAAGTCAGACTGGATTGA
- a CDS encoding glucan biosynthesis protein encodes MFRHNGLCGLVAGLFLFFSAVQAQAQTQPQAPGFGLQDVAAMAQELAGKPYEDNAGQVPQVLRTISYDQWRDIRFVPEKSLWRKEKLPFELQFFHPGLFYDRTVAINVVEKNVPTRLAFDTEAFDYGKNDFATQIPAEMGYAGFRVHTAINTKNYLDEFLVFLGASYFRAVGKGQNYGLSARGLAIDTAEPSGEEFPFFKEFWIVKPGKKDKSLVIYALLDSRSVTGAYRFETTTGAETVLDVESILFLREPVTKLGIAPLTSMFIFGENSNPRVSDDFRPEVHDSDGLMAALENGEWIWRPLQNPKSLSVNVFSAPNIRGMGLMQRDTEYANYLDLEAKYEARPSAWIEPKGDWGPGKLHLVQIPSPEEIHDNIVTFWTPETNPQPGQALAFDYRMRWAPPKRVASPEGQVIFTRTGKGKRPNSRLFVLEFQGGKLEDLPDDAALDANVWVGMGGKLLEKRVYKNPVTDSWRLVFEIEPDSASALSMVLPDKRPSIEMRAILQHGVTPLTETWTYAIKL; translated from the coding sequence ATGTTCAGACATAACGGATTGTGCGGCCTTGTGGCCGGACTCTTCCTCTTCTTTTCCGCCGTCCAGGCCCAGGCCCAAACCCAGCCCCAAGCCCCCGGCTTCGGCCTGCAGGATGTCGCGGCCATGGCGCAAGAACTCGCGGGCAAACCGTATGAAGACAACGCAGGCCAGGTGCCCCAGGTTTTAAGGACCATTTCGTACGACCAATGGCGGGACATCCGCTTTGTCCCTGAAAAGAGCCTGTGGCGAAAAGAGAAGTTGCCCTTTGAACTGCAATTTTTTCACCCGGGCCTGTTTTACGACCGGACCGTGGCCATCAACGTGGTGGAAAAGAATGTTCCCACCCGTCTGGCCTTCGACACCGAAGCCTTCGATTACGGGAAAAACGATTTCGCCACCCAGATTCCGGCGGAAATGGGCTACGCGGGATTTCGCGTCCACACCGCCATCAATACCAAGAACTACCTGGATGAATTCCTGGTCTTTCTCGGAGCCAGCTATTTCAGGGCCGTCGGCAAGGGGCAGAACTATGGCCTGTCCGCCCGTGGCCTGGCCATCGACACGGCGGAGCCCTCGGGCGAGGAATTTCCGTTTTTCAAGGAATTCTGGATCGTGAAGCCGGGCAAGAAAGACAAGTCCCTCGTCATCTATGCCCTGCTGGATTCACGCAGCGTAACCGGTGCCTATCGTTTCGAGACCACCACGGGAGCGGAAACAGTGCTCGACGTCGAGTCCATTCTTTTCCTGCGTGAGCCCGTGACAAAGCTCGGTATCGCGCCCCTGACCAGCATGTTCATCTTCGGAGAAAACTCCAATCCCCGCGTGAGCGACGACTTCAGGCCCGAAGTGCATGATTCCGACGGCCTCATGGCTGCCCTTGAAAACGGAGAATGGATCTGGCGGCCGCTGCAAAACCCCAAGTCCCTGTCCGTCAACGTCTTCAGCGCGCCCAACATCCGCGGCATGGGACTCATGCAGCGCGACACGGAGTACGCAAACTACCTCGACCTCGAAGCCAAGTACGAGGCCAGGCCCAGCGCCTGGATCGAACCCAAGGGCGACTGGGGCCCCGGGAAGCTGCATCTGGTGCAGATTCCTTCTCCAGAAGAGATTCATGACAACATCGTCACCTTCTGGACGCCGGAAACAAATCCGCAGCCGGGGCAAGCACTGGCCTTTGACTACAGGATGCGCTGGGCGCCGCCCAAACGCGTGGCATCTCCGGAGGGGCAGGTCATCTTCACGCGCACCGGAAAGGGCAAGAGGCCCAATTCCAGACTGTTCGTGCTTGAATTCCAGGGAGGCAAGCTTGAGGACCTCCCGGATGACGCGGCCCTTGACGCCAACGTCTGGGTCGGCATGGGCGGCAAGCTCCTGGAAAAACGCGTTTACAAAAATCCTGTCACCGACAGCTGGCGTCTGGTATTTGAAATCGAACCCGACTCGGCTTCGGCGCTCTCCATGGTCCTGCCGGACAAGAGGCCAAGCATCGAAATGCGGGCAATCCTGCAACACGGCGTAACTCCGCTAACCGAAACATGGACCTACGCCATAAAGCTCTGA